The segment CGAGAATTAATAATACAGTATTTTATAATATCAACAATAAGATTGACTATGGCTCAAGACAAGCTTAACCAAGGATCAGAGGAAGAAAAAAAATCGTCAAAAGATCTTTCCGATGATGATTTCGGGTTGCCTGATTTAGAATTTGATGAATTACAAGAGTTGGATATGTCCTTTGATGATGAGGAGTCTGACGAAGAGATTTCATCTCCTGAAAAATCAAATACTAAGGTGCCATTTTCTGGGTCTGATGACATAGACATGAGTGTACTTGATGATATTGATGTATCAGGGAGTTTTCATAGTGACATGGACGAAGGAGTTGATTTAGATTCTGTATTGGATGAAGGTATCGAAGAAGTTGAAGATGTTCTAGATAGTGCTCAGCTCATATCTGATCGTTTAGGTGATGATGAGGAAGAAGATTCATTGAGTACAGATTTTGGAAGTAGCATGAATTATGACGATCTGTTAGGAGACTCAGATACGGGTGGTTCTATTTTCGAGAGTGATGATGTAGAAGACACTGCTGGTGCAAGTGATGATTTTGATGAACCAGTCATGTCAAGTGATGATTTATTGGCTAGTATTGATAGTCCAGATGATTTGGCTGCATTGGGGATTGCTGATGATGACGATGACGAATTGGATTCTGGAGATTCATTGTTCTCTGCCGACATAGAATCAAGTGATTCTGATATTGACTCTTTGTTTGATGCTGATAGCGTATCATATGGATCGTCCAATGATGATGACGATGATTTTTCCCCTTCCGATGATAAAAAATTGCCTGATAATTACAAGGCATATACTTATAATGAGTCTTCTGGAGGTTTCACCAAAATCATCGTGATCGGTGTGGTAGTTATAGCTGTTATTGCTGCGGGAATGCTGTGGTTGTCTGGAGGACAAGATGCTGAAAAGAGCACAGTGGCAAAGACTGAGAAACAACCGCCTGTATTGAAGAAAGAAGTTGCCGAGCCTGTAGTGACTGAAGAAACTCCAGTCGTAGCTGAAAATGCAGAAGAAACGCTCGAATCTACGACTGATAAACCAAAACCAAAATTGGCAGCAGCTAGCTCTGCCCCTGCAGGTCAGATTGAGAAAGTAAGCTCTAAGACAGGTCAGTCCTATGTGATTATAGGTAGCTTTATTGATGAAGATTTGGCTATGGATTATGCAAATAAATTGAGTGCAGATGGCAAAGGAGTAAAAATCATTCAACCTTTTGGCGACTCAAAGAGATACAGAGTATCGGTGGCTGACTTTCCATCCTATGGAGATGCTGCTAGTCAATTGAATAGCTTTAAAGACGAATTTGGTTCGCAAGTTTGGGCATTGAAATACTAATTTTAGTTAGATAAAAATATAAATTTAAAAAGGTCATTTCTGGCCTTTTTTTTGTTTAAACTAATGATATGAAAATACTGAGTATGATTTTGATTTCTGTATTGCAGGAGTTACCTGTAGATGAAACATTGGTAGAACCTATAGCAGAAGTATCGGTTCTGGATTTATTGTTCAAGGGCGGTTATATGATGTTGCCCATCTTGTTGTTATCCCTTTTAGGTACTTACATTTTGGTTGAAAGACTGTTGACTATCAAGGCAGCGAGTCAGACTCCAGATAGTTTGATGGACGAAGTAAAGCATATGGTAGTTGCTGGTAAAGTAGCAGAAGCCCAAAGTGTTTGCGCCAGAGATTCTACACCGATCGCCAAAATGCTGGAAAAGGGCTTGTCTCGAATTGGGAATCCTTTGAAAAGCATCGAGGCATCAATAGAAAACGTAGGTAAAATTGAGGTCTACAAATTGGAGAAGAATCTCACCCTGCTAGCGACTATTTCTGGTGCAGCACCCATGATTGGTTTTTTAGGTACAGTTACGGGTATGATTCAGGCATTTATGTCAATAGCACAGGAGGAAGGAGCTGTCAGTCCAAAGCTGTTGTCTAGTGGTATATATGAAGCCATGATTACTACTGCAGCGGGTTTGTTTGTAGGGATCATTAGTTATATCGCTTACAATTATTTGATTACCAAAGTGGGCAAGTTGATTCATAAGATGGAATACACTTCTATCAACTTTATTGACCTCCTCCAAGAACCACAGAAGAAATAATACGGATACATGGACATTAAAAGCAAACATAAGGTAGACGCATCATTTGCTATGTCATCCATGACAGATGTGATCTTTTTGTTGTTGATATTTTTCATGTTGACTTCATCATTTATCACTCCGTCTGGACTTCCAGTCAACTTGCCTACCAGCAAGAGTTCAAATATTGTGATGCAAAAGGTGAGTGTGACTATTACGCCTGATTTACAATATTTTGTCAACGAAAGGAAAGTGAGCCTTGATGGGTTAGAGCAGGCTTTGAAAGCTGAGCTGAATGAGAAAGAAGGGGTCGTAGTCCTTCATTGTGACAAGTCTGTTCCTGTAGAGCACCTAGTCAATGTGGCAAGTATTGCGACCAAATTAGAAGCGAAGATATCCTTGGCTACCAAGCCAGACTAAAAATGGATCTGAACGAGAAAAAAAATAAGATAACGAGTGCTTACATCAGTGTAGGGGTACATGCTGTGCTCATCATGTTGTTCTTTTTCATGATGGCATGGACTGAGCCAGATCCACCGATACCAGAGTACGGCATAGAATTCAACTTGGGCAATGAAGTAATCAGTGATTCTGAATCTGACCAGCCTGTCAAGGCAGATGAAATAGCCAAAGTCGAAGAAGTAAAGGAAACAGAAGAAGCAGAGGAGGTGACAGAAAAGGCAGAGACTGCTTCTCAAGAAAAAGCACAAGAAACAGAAGCTACTTCTACTGACAAAGTGGTAGATGAAGTCGCGAAGACTGAGGATATCAATAGCCCTGATGTAGTAAAAAAAGTAGAGGAGAAGGTTGTCAAGAAAGAACCTGTCAAAGAAGAGAAAAAGACTGAAGTCAAAGAAAAAGAGGCAGTAGAAAAGAAGGAAGAAGCCAAGGCTACTACCACCAATAGTCAACCTAAGGTGGATGACAGAGCGATTTACAAAAAATCAGAACCAGGAGGAGGTAGCGGCAACAAAGGTGCTAGTCTAGATTTGAGTGGTTGGATGTGGGATTCTAAGCCCAATCCTAATGATCAGTCTACAGAAGAGGGTTATATCATTTTTGAAATTACTGTTGATGGTGATGGCGAGATTATAAATGTAAAGGAGCTGCAAAAAACTGTATCACCAGCGGTAGCAAACGTGTATAAAAAATCGATTACAGAATTGACATTCAGTAGAACTTCAGATAACCGCAACACTGCTTCTACATCCACGGGTAAAATTACATTTGTTATCAAATCCAACTAAAATTATGAATTATCAGGAGTCTTTGGACTTCCTCTATGAGCAGTTGCCGATTTTTCAAAGGATAGGAAAAGCTGCTCTCAAAAAGGATTTGACCAATACGCTCGTTTTGGCTGAGGCTCGTTCCAACCCGCATCATGGCTTCAAATCGATTCACATAGCAGGTACCAACGGCAAGGGGTCTACAGCGCATATGTTTGCCTCAGTATTGCAGGAGGCGGGCTACAAAGTTGGCCTATATACTTCCCCACATTTGAAGAGCTTTCGAGAGAGGATTCGGATCAATGGAGAAGAAATTGACAAAGATTTTGTGGTTGATTTTGTTGAGAATTGTAAATCACTGATGCTGGAAGTGCAGCCTTCTTTCTTTGAGATGACTGTCATCATGGCATTCGAATATTTTGCCAAGCAAAATGTAGACGTAGCAGTGATCGAAGCAGGTTTAGGGGGGAGGCTGGATTCTACCAATGTAATCTCACCAGTATTGTCAGTGATTACTTCTGTAGGACTAGATCATGAGGATATATTGGGACAAGGCATCGTCAATATTGCCAAAGAAAAATCTGGGATCATCAAGTCCAATACTCCCATAGTATTAGGTAGCTTAACAAATGAGGCACACCAAGTCATGAAAGATCAAGCCATGATCAAGCATGCTACTCTCGTAGATGCTCATGAAGGATTTGTACTCTCCCAATCAGAGAACAGGTCACTTTCTTTGATAGAAACAGCAACTGGGGATCAGTATTCTTTTGATTCGGAGTTGGGAGGAAATTCATTGCTGAAAAACGTACCTGTTATCATCAAAGGCATAGAGCAATTGCGTTCCAGTGGTTTTCACATCTCAAAAGAAAATGTAATCAACGGAGTAAACAAGGTAGTCTCTAATACAGGACTGAAAGGTCGCTGGCAACTCGTCAGGGAGAACCCCACAGTGATAGCTGATATCGGACACAATCAAGAAGCCTTGGAGGAGTTGATGCTTCGATTGAGCCATACGAAGAAAGAAGGAACAAAACTTCATGTCGTATGGGGAATGGCTGCTGACAAATCCATCGAAAAGATATTTGATTTGCTATTGAAGGATGCTCAGTACTATTTTTGTGCAGCGAAAATCCCTAGGGCTTTGTCTGTTGATGATTTGCAGAAGTATGCTAAGCAATATGATCTGACTTATCATTCGTACGAATCAGTAGATCAGGCATATGAAGCTGCGCTGAAGAATGCCAGCGTGGAGGATTTGATCTTTGTAGGAGGGAGTACATTCGTAGTAGCTGAAATAAAAGATTTATAGTGGGAAGAAAGAAATTAGAGAGGTTTGCTGACAATGCAGTAAGATACAATGTGGTCGAGGCGGGCAAGGAGTGTTATGGCCAATTGGCAGGAAAATGGAGGTCAGAGCATTTCAAGAATGATCACGAATTGGTGGTGGAGTTGGGCTGTGGCAGAGGCGAATACACGACTGGATTGGGCGTGAATTTTCCTGAAAAGAATTTTGTAGGAGTGGATGTGAAAGGTGCCAGAATCTGGGTAGGAAGTAGCTATGCTGTCAAAAACCAGATGGAGAATGTTGCTTTTTTGCGTACACAAATCGAACAGATTGATACGCATTTTGCCGAGAACGAAATCTCAGAGCTTTGGGTGACTTTCCCTGACCCAAGACCCAAAGACAAGGATGAAAAAAGACGATTGACTTCCCCCAGATTTATGGAGATGTACCGAAGCTTGTTGGCTGAGGATGGTTGGTTGAAGTTCAAGACAGATAGTACGTCATTGTTTGATTACACGTTGGAGTTGATACAAACTGGTCAGGTCAAAGTCAAAAACTTATCTCATACCCATAACTTGTACGAATCTGAGTTTATGAATGAGCATTTTGGAGTGAAGACCAAGTATGAGCAACTCTTCTATGACAAAGGGGAAGATATCAAGTATCTCAAGTTTCAGTTTGCTTAACTCACCACCAAAGCAATACCTGGGTACACTTTCTTGAAGTTATTGGTAAAGATGATTTCTGGTCCGACCTTAATATGGTTGTTGATGTTCTTGTGAACGCTTGCCTTGATGGTTTGTTTGTCAAACAAGCTACTGTCTCCAGAGTTGATTCGGTAGCCGACTCTGGCTCCCCAACCTGATGACTTGCTATTTTTTCCTTTGATGTCATATTCTAGATTGACGTAGTATGAGGGAATAGCTTGGTTGACAACTTTAGACTCTGGAGAGTGCTCTTGATAGAAAGTCATCTGACCAGAGACTCCCAAACTCAACTGTTGGACATGCGTGGTTGATTCAATTTTTAGTATGGGAGCACTGATTCCGATTTCTGGTGATGCACCTATGTTGCTGATGGCGAGTGATCCAAAAAAGTTAGGTTTGAATTTTTCTACAATAGGAAAAGAGGTTTTTTTTTCCGCTTCTTTTGCTGCAACTGCTGGTATGGTTTCTTTGTGATCATACACAATAGTGGGTATTGAAGCGACTGTCAAAGGTCTCAGTGTTTCTGCTATACCTTTTGAATTCATACGACAGATTGACGATTCTTTAGAAGTAAGTGCTATTTCTGTCTTGATACGATTGAGTGGGGCAGAGCCCATTTGTTTTTCAATTGCGGGTTTTGATATTTTGTCGAAATGCAAAAGGTCAAGACTACCTGCAATGAGTAGGGAGATAGAAGTTGCCATGGCAAAGAACCAAGTCAAAATTCGTTTGTCTACTTCTGAGAGCTTTTTAGAAAGATTCTCCCAAATGCTGGCCTTTTTCGAAGTACTAAGAAACAAGTGGTCAGCAGTTTTGCTTGCATTTTGACAAACGCGATCAATTAGATTGATATTTTTCGTGCTTTGGTGTTGATCGTTCATGATTGATACTTATTAAATGGCTCCAATGTGGACAAGTGATTTGATCAATGAAGCCCTTGCTTTACTGAGTTGAGATTTGGAAGTGTTTTCGCTGATTCCGAGTTTTTCTCCAATCTCTTTATGACTGTAGCCTTCTATGGCATACATGTTGAATACTGTCCTATAACCTTTCGGAAGTTTTTTGATCTGTTCAAGAATGTCTGTTTCTATCAAATTGCTGTCTATGCTATCTGCGTATTTCATTTTCTCATCACTTTGGTTGATTTCAACCAAGTGGTGCTTTCTTTTTCTCAGCAGCATCAGAGATTCATTGACTACTATTCTTTTCATCCATCCTTCCAAACTTCCTTTTCCTCTGTATTCAAATGTGTTGATCTTTGAGAAGATTTTTAGAAATCCTTCCGTGACGGCATCCTCCGCTTCCGCTTCGTCTGAAAGATATCGAAAGCAGATACCGTAAAACTTGCTAGCATACTTCTCATATAATATTTTTTGAGCCGCAGCGTCGAAAGCTTTACATCCCTTAATTAGTTCCCCTTCATCCAATTGATATGAATGTTTAATGTTATGTTCTTGATTGAGTAATGCGTGCAATGTGAATATGGTTGCTCGTGATAATTTATTTTCTGTAAATTATGCGGCACACCCATACGCAGCTGTTAACGGGGAGTTAAAAGATGTTAAGCACTGTTAAGGAGAATCAAGAATTTACATTCTGTTGAAGTACAGAAATGTAATGTAGCAGCCAAATCCTATTAGGTACAATAGACCTTCGGCACGGTCAAGCTTATATTTTTGAAGTGTAAACATGAAAAGGAAGAGCATAAATGATCCAATCATGACGATGTACAAATCAATGTTGAGGTCAATATCAAAACTTAATGGTGCATGAAATACAGCTGTAGCCCCTAGTACCAATAGGATATTGAAGATATTGGAGCCTACGATGTTTCCAACTGCCAAATCTGATTTTTTGTGAAATGCTGCTACTGCGGTGGTGGCTAATTCAGGCAAAGAGGTACCTGCCGCCAAAATGGTCAAACCAATCAATTTTTCACTCCACCCAAAATGATGTGCAATGATGATCGAATTGTCAACGATCATTTGTCCACCAAAAGTCAGCCCAGCCAAGCCAAAAATGATCATCAAGGTGGTCTTGAGCGTACTGTGCATTTCGATTTCGTCCATGTCTCCTCCTGTATCTCCAGTTCGCTTCATGTTTTGAAATACATAATACAGAAAGCCAAGGAACATGATGAGAAGAATAATACCGTCTAATACACTGGCTTCATTTTGTTCTGCTCCAAAAATCAATTGGTCATTGACGAGTATGAATAACACAACTGTTGCTACCAAAGAATAGGGGACTTCTTTCCAAAGTGCATTTTTTTGAACGGTAAGTGGATAGATGACACTAGAGATGCCTAGGATTAAATAAGTGTTGAAGATATTAGAACCAATGATGTTGCCAAAAACTACGTCGTTGTGACCGCCAGAGCCAGATATCAGATTGACTACCAATTCAGGAGCAGAGGTGCCCATCGCTACGACTGTTAGTCCTATGGCGATATCAGAAACATTGTATCTCTTGGCGAGGGAGGAAGCTCCATTTACTAAGTAGTCAGCACCTTTGATCAACAAAACAAAGCCGACAGTAATAAGTAACAATGGAATGACCATATAGCGTTATTTAATGATTGGATGGTTCAAGTATTAGAATTGAAATATAAATATATCTCATAATACTTTAAGACTATTTCATGAATTATTGGGTCATTTTTGGGTAGCTAAAATAGGTATTTCTCTTATTGTTATTATAGTCCTAAAATATATTAGGCGAGTTCTATTTTGTGAGTAAGCTGTTTTTTGGCAGGTTTTTGTTTGGTTGCGTTTGTGTAGGGAAAGAACTTGGCCTTATAGGCCAAGTTCTTTCTTGATAGAGTCTATTTTTTTCGTCAACTCTTGTTTTTGAGCATCTATACCAGTTGTGATACCACCTTTGGATTTTACGCTGAAATAGAACTTGATTTTTGGTTCTGTCCCTGAGGGTCTCAGGGACACTTTGCTGCCATCTTCTGTCAGGAACTGCAAGACATTGGATTGAGGAAAGTCGATCTTAGTCTTGGTACCTGTCTTGAGATCAGTAGCCTCTCCCAGTTGGTAATCAAGCAGGGTAGTGACTGGTGAGCCTCCCAGCTGTGTAGGTGTGTTGGTTCTGGCATCACTCATCATCTGTTGGATTTCTTCTGCACCTGATTTTCCTTTCTTGGTCAAGGAAGACAATGATTCCCAATACATACCAAACTGGGCATAGATGTCTTCTAGTAGATCCATGACACTTTTGCCATTGTCCTTGGCCCAGGCAGCCATCTCTGCAATCATCGCACAGGAGGCGATGGCATCCTTGTCTCGCACTTTGTCGCCGATCAAATAACCGTAACTCTCTTCACCACCTCCGATGAACTCTTTCTTTCCTTCAAATTCCTTGATCAATCCAGCGATGAATTTGAATCCAGTCAAGGTATCATAGCTTTCAATGTCAAAATGAGTAGCGATGTCTTTAATCAATTCAGTGGTCACGATGGTTTTGACAATGAATTGCTTGCCATTCAATTTGTTGTTTTCTTTCCACTTGATGCAGAGGTAGTAGATCAACAAAGAACCAGTTTGATTACCATTTAGCAATTCAAATTTTCCTTCTTTGTTCTTGACGGCAATCCCCACTCTGTCTGCATCAGGGTCTGTTGCCATGACCAAATCAGCATCTAACTCTTCTGCTCTTTTGAGTGCAATGCTCATGGCTTCTTGTTCCTCTGGATTAGGATAGACTACCGTAGGGAAGTTGCCATCTGGCTGTGCTTGTTCTGCAACTACATTTACATTTTTGAATCCGAGTCGTTCTAAAATCGTCGGAACCAAAGTGATCCCTGTACCATGTATCGGAGAGAAAACAATGGCAAGATCAGATTGATTTTTGATCGCGTCTGGAGATAGGCTCAATGCCTCCAAAGTAGCCAAATACTTTTCGTCTATGTCTTGGCCTATTTTGACAATCAATTCAGGTTTTTCGTCAAACTTTACATGGTCAAAACTTCCTACATTTCTTACCTCATCAATGACATTGGTATCGTGTGGGGCAATCATCTGTGCACCATCATCCCAATAGGCTTTGTATCCATTGTATTCTTTGGGGTTGTGTGAGGCAGTCAGTACTACGCCACTTTTGCAGCCTAGCTCTCTGATCGCAAATGAAAGTTCAGGAGTAGGTCTGAGGCTTTCGAATAGGTAGACTTTGATGTCGTTGGCGGAGAATACTGCGGCTGTGGTTTGAGCAAAGAAAGCACTGTTGTTTCTACTATCATAGGCGATGGCAACAGAGATTTCTTCACCTTTGAATTCTTTTTTGAGGTAATTGGCCAGTCCTTGTGTGGCTACACCGATAGTGTATTTGTTCATACGATTGCTACCCAATCCCATGATGCCGCGCAAACCGCCTGTACCGAATTCAAGCTCTTTGTAGAATGAATCGATCAATTCAGTTTCATTGCCAGTTGCAATCATGTCCTTGATAGATTGCTTGTCAGCAGCGTCAATGTTGCTATTGAGCCACTTGTCGATTGATTCTTGTATGTATGCTTCCATGTTAGTAGTTATCAAAATCCGATGATGTCTTTGGTTCTTTTTAGTACTTTGTTTGCTATGGCTCTAGCCTTGTCTTCTCCTTCTTGTAGTTTTTGCTCAAGCTCTGCCTCGTTTTCCATGTAATACTGGAATAGTTCTCTTTCTTTTTGATATTTGGTCAATATCAAATTGAGTAATTCTGTTTTGGCGTGCCCATAACCGAAGTTGCCAGCGAGGTATTTGTCTCTCATCTCTAGGATTTGGGCTTCTGATGCTATGATTTGGTAGATATTGAACACATTGCAAGTGTCAGGATTTTTGGGGGCTTCAAGCGGGAGACTATCGGTCACGATGGACATCACGTTCTTCTTGAGTTGCTTCTCTGGAAGGAAAATGTCAATGGTGTTGCCATAGGACTTACTCATCTTTTGTCCATCTGTACCAGGGATGGTCATCAGGTTTTCATCAATCCTAGATTCCGGGAGGATGAAATTTTCACCGTATTGGTGATTGAAGGAACTGGCAATGTCACGAGCCATTTCCAAATGCTGTTTTTGATCTTTGCCCACTGGCACGATCTCGGCATCATAGATCAAGATGTCAGCGGCCATCAGTATAGGGTAGGTGAATAGGCCAGCATTGACATCTGCGAGTTTGTCTGATTTATCTTTGAAAGAGTGTGCATTGGCCAACATAGGGAAAGGAGTCAAACAACTCAAATACCATGTTAGCTCACAAACTTCAGGGATTTTGGATTGACGATAGAAGATGGATTTGCTGGTGTCCAGACCAAAAGCCAACCACGCAGCAGCT is part of the Reichenbachiella agarivorans genome and harbors:
- a CDS encoding SPOR domain-containing protein — its product is MAQDKLNQGSEEEKKSSKDLSDDDFGLPDLEFDELQELDMSFDDEESDEEISSPEKSNTKVPFSGSDDIDMSVLDDIDVSGSFHSDMDEGVDLDSVLDEGIEEVEDVLDSAQLISDRLGDDEEEDSLSTDFGSSMNYDDLLGDSDTGGSIFESDDVEDTAGASDDFDEPVMSSDDLLASIDSPDDLAALGIADDDDDELDSGDSLFSADIESSDSDIDSLFDADSVSYGSSNDDDDDFSPSDDKKLPDNYKAYTYNESSGGFTKIIVIGVVVIAVIAAGMLWLSGGQDAEKSTVAKTEKQPPVLKKEVAEPVVTEETPVVAENAEETLESTTDKPKPKLAAASSAPAGQIEKVSSKTGQSYVIIGSFIDEDLAMDYANKLSADGKGVKIIQPFGDSKRYRVSVADFPSYGDAASQLNSFKDEFGSQVWALKY
- a CDS encoding MotA/TolQ/ExbB proton channel family protein encodes the protein MKILSMILISVLQELPVDETLVEPIAEVSVLDLLFKGGYMMLPILLLSLLGTYILVERLLTIKAASQTPDSLMDEVKHMVVAGKVAEAQSVCARDSTPIAKMLEKGLSRIGNPLKSIEASIENVGKIEVYKLEKNLTLLATISGAAPMIGFLGTVTGMIQAFMSIAQEEGAVSPKLLSSGIYEAMITTAAGLFVGIISYIAYNYLITKVGKLIHKMEYTSINFIDLLQEPQKK
- a CDS encoding ExbD/TolR family protein; amino-acid sequence: MDIKSKHKVDASFAMSSMTDVIFLLLIFFMLTSSFITPSGLPVNLPTSKSSNIVMQKVSVTITPDLQYFVNERKVSLDGLEQALKAELNEKEGVVVLHCDKSVPVEHLVNVASIATKLEAKISLATKPD
- a CDS encoding bifunctional folylpolyglutamate synthase/dihydrofolate synthase; the encoded protein is MNYQESLDFLYEQLPIFQRIGKAALKKDLTNTLVLAEARSNPHHGFKSIHIAGTNGKGSTAHMFASVLQEAGYKVGLYTSPHLKSFRERIRINGEEIDKDFVVDFVENCKSLMLEVQPSFFEMTVIMAFEYFAKQNVDVAVIEAGLGGRLDSTNVISPVLSVITSVGLDHEDILGQGIVNIAKEKSGIIKSNTPIVLGSLTNEAHQVMKDQAMIKHATLVDAHEGFVLSQSENRSLSLIETATGDQYSFDSELGGNSLLKNVPVIIKGIEQLRSSGFHISKENVINGVNKVVSNTGLKGRWQLVRENPTVIADIGHNQEALEELMLRLSHTKKEGTKLHVVWGMAADKSIEKIFDLLLKDAQYYFCAAKIPRALSVDDLQKYAKQYDLTYHSYESVDQAYEAALKNASVEDLIFVGGSTFVVAEIKDL
- the trmB gene encoding tRNA (guanosine(46)-N7)-methyltransferase TrmB; this encodes MGRKKLERFADNAVRYNVVEAGKECYGQLAGKWRSEHFKNDHELVVELGCGRGEYTTGLGVNFPEKNFVGVDVKGARIWVGSSYAVKNQMENVAFLRTQIEQIDTHFAENEISELWVTFPDPRPKDKDEKRRLTSPRFMEMYRSLLAEDGWLKFKTDSTSLFDYTLELIQTGQVKVKNLSHTHNLYESEFMNEHFGVKTKYEQLFYDKGEDIKYLKFQFA
- a CDS encoding RNA polymerase sigma factor, which codes for MDEGELIKGCKAFDAAAQKILYEKYASKFYGICFRYLSDEAEAEDAVTEGFLKIFSKINTFEYRGKGSLEGWMKRIVVNESLMLLRKRKHHLVEINQSDEKMKYADSIDSNLIETDILEQIKKLPKGYRTVFNMYAIEGYSHKEIGEKLGISENTSKSQLSKARASLIKSLVHIGAI
- a CDS encoding calcium/sodium antiporter; the encoded protein is MVIPLLLITVGFVLLIKGADYLVNGASSLAKRYNVSDIAIGLTVVAMGTSAPELVVNLISGSGGHNDVVFGNIIGSNIFNTYLILGISSVIYPLTVQKNALWKEVPYSLVATVVLFILVNDQLIFGAEQNEASVLDGIILLIMFLGFLYYVFQNMKRTGDTGGDMDEIEMHSTLKTTLMIIFGLAGLTFGGQMIVDNSIIIAHHFGWSEKLIGLTILAAGTSLPELATTAVAAFHKKSDLAVGNIVGSNIFNILLVLGATAVFHAPLSFDIDLNIDLYIVMIGSFMLFLFMFTLQKYKLDRAEGLLYLIGFGCYITFLYFNRM
- a CDS encoding phospho-sugar mutase is translated as MEAYIQESIDKWLNSNIDAADKQSIKDMIATGNETELIDSFYKELEFGTGGLRGIMGLGSNRMNKYTIGVATQGLANYLKKEFKGEEISVAIAYDSRNNSAFFAQTTAAVFSANDIKVYLFESLRPTPELSFAIRELGCKSGVVLTASHNPKEYNGYKAYWDDGAQMIAPHDTNVIDEVRNVGSFDHVKFDEKPELIVKIGQDIDEKYLATLEALSLSPDAIKNQSDLAIVFSPIHGTGITLVPTILERLGFKNVNVVAEQAQPDGNFPTVVYPNPEEQEAMSIALKRAEELDADLVMATDPDADRVGIAVKNKEGKFELLNGNQTGSLLIYYLCIKWKENNKLNGKQFIVKTIVTTELIKDIATHFDIESYDTLTGFKFIAGLIKEFEGKKEFIGGGEESYGYLIGDKVRDKDAIASCAMIAEMAAWAKDNGKSVMDLLEDIYAQFGMYWESLSSLTKKGKSGAEEIQQMMSDARTNTPTQLGGSPVTTLLDYQLGEATDLKTGTKTKIDFPQSNVLQFLTEDGSKVSLRPSGTEPKIKFYFSVKSKGGITTGIDAQKQELTKKIDSIKKELGL
- the trpS gene encoding tryptophan--tRNA ligase, whose translation is MARVLTGIQSSGRPHLGNILGAILPAIQLTEKENQESLLFIADLHSMTTIKDAAVRKENTRAVAAAWLAFGLDTSKSIFYRQSKIPEVCELTWYLSCLTPFPMLANAHSFKDKSDKLADVNAGLFTYPILMAADILIYDAEIVPVGKDQKQHLEMARDIASSFNHQYGENFILPESRIDENLMTIPGTDGQKMSKSYGNTIDIFLPEKQLKKNVMSIVTDSLPLEAPKNPDTCNVFNIYQIIASEAQILEMRDKYLAGNFGYGHAKTELLNLILTKYQKERELFQYYMENEAELEQKLQEGEDKARAIANKVLKRTKDIIGF